The region CCGGGAACCGCCGGCCGACGGTGGCGCGCAGACCCGGCCGCGTCCGGGTCCGAACGCCGTTCCGCCGCGTCCGGGTTCCCCGGCCGCCCGGCCGGCGACTCCGGGTGCTCCCGCCCCGGGTCGGCCCGGTCCCGGTGGTCGTCCGCCGGCGCGTAGCGGTGGCAACAATCCGTTCGGCATCACCCCGGGTGGCCAGCGTCCGGCCGCTTCCGGCGGACCCCGGCCCAACCCGGCGTCGATGCCGCCCCGGCCGAGCCCGGCGTCCATGCCGCCTCGGCCCAGCCCGGCCTCCATGCCGACCCAGCGTCCCGGTCGTCCCGCCGGTGGCGGCCCCGGCCGTCCGGGCGGTCCCGGCGGCGGCGCGGGTCGTCCCGGTGGCGGCGGCGGTGCCGGTGGCGGCTTCCGCGGCGGCCCCGGTGGTGGCGGTGGCGCCGGTGGTGGCTTCCGTCCGGGTGGTGGCGGCGGTGCCGGTGGTGGCTTCCGTCCGGGTGGCGGCGGTGGCGCCCCCGGTGGTGGCGGCGGTTACCGCGGTGGTCCCGGTGGCGGGGCTCCGGCCGGTGCGGGCGCCGGTGGCGGCCGTCCGGGTGGTGGCGGTCGTGGCCGTGGTGGCGGTGCCGCGGGTGCCTTCGGGCGTCCGGGTGGCAAGCCGACCCGTGGTCGGAAGTCCAAGAAGCAGCGCAGACAAGAGTTCGACAACCTGTCCGCGCCGACCATGAGCTCGGGTGCCCCCCGAGGTCAGGGCCAGGTCGTACGGCTGTCGCGCGGTGCCTCGCTGTCGGACTTCGCCGACCGGATCAACGCCAACCCCGGTTCGCTGGTCCAGGAGATGTTCAACCTGGGCGAGATGGTCACGGCGACCCAGTCCTGCTCGGACGAGACCCTGCTGCTCCTCGGTGAGCACCTCGGCTTCGACGTGCAGATCGTCAGCCCGGAGGACGAGGACCGTGCCCTGCTGGCGCAGTTCAACATCGACCTCGACGCCGAGGTTGACGTGGCCCGGCTGGTCACCCGTCCGCCGGTGGTGACCGTCATGGGTCACGTCGACCACGGTAAGACCAAGCTGCTGGACGCGATCCGCAAGACCAACATGGTCGCGGGCGAGGCCGGTGGCATCACCCAGCACATCGGTGCCTACCAGGTGTGGGTTCCGCACAACGGCGACGAGCGCGCGCTGACCTTCATCGACACCCCGGGCCACGAGGCGTTCACCGCCATGCGTGCCCGTGGTGCCCAGGTCACCGACATCGTGGTGCTGGTGGTCGCGGCCGACGACGGCGTCATGCCGCAGACGATCGAGGCGCTCAACCACGCCAAGGCGGCCGACGTGCCGATCGTGGTCGCGGTGAACAAGGTCGACAAGCCGGAGGCCAACCCGGACAAGGTCCGCCAGCAGCTGACCGAATACGGCCTGGTCGCCGAGGAGTACGGCGGCGAGACCATGTTCGTCAACGTGGCGGCCAAGCCCGGCATCGGCATCGACGAGCTGCTTGAGGCGATCCTGCTGACCGCCGACGCGTCGCTGGAGCTGACCGCTCCGATCGACGGGCCGGCGCAGGGTGTCGCGGTCGAGGCGCACCTCGACAAGGGTCGTGGTGCGGTGGCAACGGTGCTGGTGCAGAAGGGCACCCTGCGGGCCGGCGACTCGATCGTCGCCGGTGGGGCGCACGGACGTGTCCGGGCGATGCTCGACGAGAACGGCAACCAGGTCGCCGAGGCCGGACCGGCACGTCCGGTCATGGTGCTCGGTCTGACCGCGGTGCCCAGCGCCGGGGACACGTTCCTGGCCGCCGCGGACGACCGTACGGTGCGGCAGATCGCCGAGCAGCGGCAGGCGCGGCGGCGGGCGGCGAGCTTCGCCAACTCCCGTGGCCGGGCGACCCTTGAGACGCTCATGGAGCAGATCAAGGAGGGCGAGAAGACCTCGCTCAACCTCATCCTCAAGGGCGATGTCTCCGGTTCGGTGGAGGCCCTGGAGGACGCGCTGTTCAAGCTGGACATCCCCGAGGAGGTTCAGCTCAAGATCCTCGACCGTGGCGTCGGTGCCATCACGGAAAGCAACGTGATGCTGGCGAGCGCGTCGGCCGAGGCGGCGACGATCATCGGCTTCAACGTGCGGGCCTCGAACAAGGTTCGCGAGATCGCCGACCGCGAGGGTGTGGAGATCCGGTACTACACCGTGATCTACCAGGCCATCGAGGAGATCGACGCGGCGCTCAAGGGCCTGCTCAAGCCGGAGTACGAGGAAGTCGAGCTCGGCAGCGCGGAGATCCGCGACGTGTTCCGGTCCTCCAAGATCGGTAACATCTCCGGTTGTATCGTCCGCTCGGGCATCATCCGGCGTAACGCCAAGGCGCGCCTGCTGCGCGACGGGGCGGTCGTGGCGGACAACCTCACGATCAGCTCGCTCAAGCGGTTCAAGGACGACGCGACCGAGGTGCGCGAAGGCTTCGAATGCGGTCTCACCCTGGGTAACTACAACAACGTCCAGGTTGGCGACATCATCGAGACCTTCGAGATGCGGGAGAAGACCCGCGCCTGACGGATAGCTGCAACTGATCAAGGGGTTTACGCCCGTCGTGGCGTAAACCCCTTGATCATGCGGCGGCTCCGGGCGGTATTGTCCACTCGATGTTTACTGGAACCGCGGTTTTCGACGTATTGCTGCCGGGGGATTCCCGGTCGCTGAAAGAAAAGCGCTCCTATGTCCGCCCGGTCGTGGCGGCACTGCGCCGGTTCGAGGTCTCGGTCGCCGAGGTGGGCGGTCTGGACCTGCACGGGCGGGCCCAGATCGCGGTCGCCGTGGTGGCCGCGGAGGCCGGTCATGTCGGTGAGGTGCTCGACAACTGCGAGCGCCTGGTCGCCGGTCGGCCCGAGCTCGAACTGCTGTCGGTCCGGCGGAGGCTGTACGGCGAGGACGACTGAGGGGGCCGGTCGGGCCGTACCCGAGGGCACCACCCGGAGGGTGCTGCCGGGCCGGCGCCCCCGGTCGCCCCGCAGAGGCTCGCAGGTAGTGTTCAAAAGTCGGCCGGTGGCCGTCGGCGGTGCACCGTACCGTCGGCGCGCGCCGGAAGTAGGGATGCCGTGGAGGTGCGGAGATGACGGACCCGGCCAAGGTACGCCGGCACGCCGAGCGTGTCCGGGAGCTGGTGGCTTCCGTGGTGCGTACGCAGATCAAGGATCCCCGGCTCGGCATGATCACGATCACCGATGCCCGGATCACCGCCGATCTGCGGGAAGCCACGGTCTTCTACACCGTGCTCGGTGACGCCACCGAACAGGCATCCACCGCCGCCGCGTTGGAAAGTGCCAAGGGACTGCTGCGCAGCACCGTCGGCAAGGCCCTCGGGCTGCGCCACTCACCGTCCCTGGCCTTCGTCCTGGACAACGTGCAGGACCAGGTCAAGCACATCGACGACCTGATCGCCGTGGCCCGCAGCGCGGACGAGGAGGTGCAGCGGCGGGCGGCCAATGCGGCGTACGCCGGTGACGCCCAGCCGTACAAGCTGGACGAGGACGAGGACGAGGACTCCGACGACGACGAGTCCGACTCCGACGTCCCGGCGGTCGACCCCGGTGACCGGCGGTGACCGGCTCCGGCTCGGCACTCGCCCAGTCACCGGCCGACGCCGGCCCCGACGCGGCTGACTGGGCGGCGGCGGTCGCCGCGGTACGAGCCCTGTCGCCGGACGCGCGGGTGCTGCTGATCTGCCACGTGAACCCGGACGGGGACGCGCTCGGCAGCATGCTCGGCTGCGCCCTCGGCCTGCGTACGCTGGGCTTCCGCCAGCTCCAGGCGACCTTCCCCGGCCCGCCCGGGGTGGCCGAGCCGTTCGCTGCGCTGCCCGGTCTCGACCTGCTCGTGCCGGCCGCCGACGCCTGGACCGACCCGGACCTGGTGCTCTGTTTCGACGCCGCCAGCGTCTCCCGGATCGGCGACCTGGCCGACCGGCTGGATCGGGCCGGCGAGGTGGTGGTGCTGGACCACCACGCCTCGAACACCCGGTTCGGCCGGATCCACCTGGTCGACCCGCTCGCCGCGGCCACCTCGGTGGTGGTGGAGGGTCTGCTCGACCGGTTGGACGTACCGCTGGACCGCGAGATCGCCGAGTGCCTCTACGTGGCGCTGACCACGGACACCGGTTCGTTCCGCTTCGCGATGACCACTCCGGCGGTGCACGAGATGGCCGCCCGGATGCTGGCCACCGGGATCCGGCCGGAGGAGATCTCCCGCCGGGTCTTCGACACCCGGCCGTTCGGGGCCGTCCGGCTCTACGGCGACGTGCTCGGTCGGGCCGTGCTCGAACCGGCCGCCGCCGCCGGCCACGGGCTGGTCTGGACCTATGCCACCCTGGACGACCTGGCCCGGCACCAGCAGCCGGCGTACGTGCTGGAGGCCCTGATCGACTCGGTGCGCTGCACCGCGGAGGCGGACGTGAGCTGCGTGCTGAAGCAGGTGGCGGCGGCCGAGTGGGCGGTCTCGATGCGGAGCAAGGGCGCGCTGGACGTCAGCCGGGTCGCGGTGGCGCTCGGCGGCGGCGGGCACCGGCTGGCGGCCGGCTTCACCGGTCGCGGCGGCCCGGCCGAGGTGATCGGGGCGATCCGGGCCGAGTTGGAGCGGGCCCTGACCGGGTCGGAAGATCGGGGATAGTCCGGGGGAATATGCACTTTCGGCACTCCGGCACCGCGGGCACAATCGGAAGATGGAGCAGCCCTCGGAAATAGCCGTCGATGTGCCGCGTCCCTGGGACAAACCAATTGTTTCGGTCCCCGTACTCGCCTTTCTGTCGCTGGTGGGCGGCCAGCTTCCCTCCTTCTCCCTGTCGGCGAACCTCTACACCCTGGGCACCGGGGGAACGCTGATCTGGCTCGGACTCGCCAACCGGGTGCCCCGGCGGCCACCGCCCACCCGCTCGGGGCCGGGCACTGTCTGGTGGGTGCTGCCGGTCGCCGTCTTCGGCGTGTTCGAGGGGGCCACCTTCGTGCTCGGTTCCGGTGACGACTTTCCGACCCTCTCCCGCCTGGCCGATCCGCTGCTGACCGACGAGCTGACCCGGTCGGCCGCGTACTTTGGCTGGCTGGCCGCGTTCTGGGCGCTGGTACGCCGATGAACGCGACCCGGCTGCTGGCGATCGGCGGGTTCCTGCTGGCCTTCGTCCTGCTCGCGGTGATCGAGTGGGCGGCCCGGCGGGAGGGCTCGCGGATCCCTACTCTCGGTGACGTCTGTGCCCTGGTGATGCGGTACGAGGTGGGCCCGGTGCCGGTGGGCCGGATCGGCCTGTTCGGGTTCTGGTGGTGGCTGGGCTGGCACTTCTTTGCCCGCTGATTCCGCCTGTTCGCCCGCTGACACCGCAGGTCACAGAATCGTACCGTTCCGTATCGCGGGAATCCGGCACAGAATGTGGACCTGAACGATAGCTTGGTTTGTGGGCGTACGACGGTGCCCGAACCAGGCACCGCGCGCCACCAGGGTCAACCGACCCGGGCTCACGCTGCCCTTACCGACCCGTCCGGCGATCCCGGAGGGCGGGTCCGCGGCGATCAGCAGAACCCGTACGCGACCGGCCGCGCCCTTTCGGCGTGCCGACGCACCCTGGATAGGAGCCTTCCCCATGGCGACCAAGACCAAGAAGACGGAAACCACTGACGAAGCCCGTGAGCAGGCTCGTCGCGCGTTGCAGACGTCGATGGACACCCGTCAGTGACCAACCCGTTGTGCGGCTGACGACCGGGCAGCATCCGCTCGGCCGTCGGTCGCCCACCCGTTCCACCCTCGCCGCTACCTCGGGTGGGTCCCTCGTTTTCGGGTGAGTCCCGCTCCCCGGCCGGACCCGGCGAGCATAGGTAAGTCACGGCGGCGCATTGCACTCCTTACGGGAGCCGTGTCAGGATCGGGCGCGATGAGCAAAGCCACCGTCGCCGGTCCGCACCCGTCACCGGTCAGCTCGCGCCGGATCGCCCGGCTGGCCCTGCCCGCCCTGGTGGTGCTCGCCGCCGAACCGCTCTACGTGCTGGTGGACACCGCCGTGGTGGGCCACCTGGGCCGGGTGCCGTTGGCCGCACTGGCGGTCGCCGGCACGGTGATGACCCTGGTCGTCTGGCTCGGCACGGTCGCCGCGTACGGCACCACCGGCCGATCGGCCCGCCGGTTCGGTGCCGGTGACCGCGCCGCTGCGGTGGCCGAGGGCGTACAGGCATCGTGGCTGGCGCTGGCGAGCGGCGTACTGATAGTGGTTGTGGCCCAGGTCGCGGCCGGCCCCCTGGCGCGGACGCTGGCCGGGAACGACCCGGCGGTCGCCGATGCCGCCGCCGACTGGCTGCGGATCGCCGTGCTCGGCGCGCCCGGCCTGCTGCTCGCGGCGGCCGGCAACGGCTGGCTGCGCGGCGTGCAGGACACCCGGCGCCCGCTGTACTTCGTGCTCGGCCCCAACCTGCTCTCCGCGGCCCTCTGCCCGCTGCTGGTCTACCCGGCCGGGCTCGGGCTGGTCGGCAGCGCGGTCGCCAACGTGACCGCACAGACCCTCGGCGGGCTCCTCTTCGTCGGCGCGCTGGTCGCCGAGCGGGTGACGCTGCGTCCCCGGCCGTCGATGATCCTCGGACAGCTCGTCCTCAGCCGGGACCTGCTGGTACGCGGAGCGGCCTTCCAGGCCAGCTTCCTGTCCGCCACCGCCGTCGCCGCCCGGTTCGGGGCCGCCTCCGTCGCCGCCCACCAGATCGTCCTGCAACTGTGGTTCTTCACCGCGCTGGTCCTGGACGCGTTGGCCATCGCCGCGCAGGCGCTGGTCGGTGCCGCACTCGGCGCCGGTGACGTGGCCGGCGCGCGGGCCCTGGCCAGTCGGCTCGCCCTGGTCGGCGGCGGCTGTGGGATCGCCTTCGCGCTGCTGGTCGCCGCCGGGGCTCCGGTGGTTCCGTCCTGGTTCAGCACCGACCCGCAGGTACGCGAACAGGCGCTGGTCGCGTGGCCGTGGTTCGTCGGCATGCAGCCGGTGGCCGGCGTCGTGTTCGCCCTGGACGGGGTGCTGATCGGCGCGGGTGACCTGCGTTACATGCGGGACCTCACCATCGTCGCGGCGGTCGGCGCCTTCCTACCCGCGATCTGGGCCGCATACGCCCTGGACCTCGGGCTAGGCGGAATCTGGGCCGGACTGGCCCTATTCCTACTGGTACGCCTAGCCGGCCTACTCCTACGCCTACGCAACGACGCCTGGTCAACCCCCGGCCCCACCCGCTGACCCCGCCCCCCCGCCCCGCCCCGCCCCCGCCCCCCGCCCCCGCCCCGCCCCCCTGGCGATCTTGCACTTGTGGCGCCCGAATTGCGTGACTCATTGTTGTTTGCGTACAGCCACAAGTGCAAGATCGGCGGGCGTCTTGTTCGGGGCGGGTGGGTGTGGTGGTTGGGGCGGCGTCTGGCAGGCTTGGCGGCCGTGAGTGTTGACGGGTTGATCGTGGTGGACAAGCCCAGCGGCATGACGTCGCACGATGTGGTGGCGCGGATCCGCCGGTTCGCCAAAACCCGCCGGGTCGGGCACGGCGGCACCCTGGACCCGATGGCGACCGGGGTGCTGGTGATCGGCGTGAACCGGGCGACCCGGCTGCTGACCTATGTGATCGGCGCGGGCAAGCGGTACACCGCCACGATCCGGCTCGGCCAGTCGACGATCACCGACGACGCCGAGGGGGACGTGGTCACCGAGGCGTCCGCGAGCGGTGTCACCGACGAGCAGGTCCGCGCCGGCCTGCTCCCGCTGACCGGCGAGATCGACCAGGTGCCCAGCGCGGTCAGCGCGATCAAGGTGGACGGGCAGCGGGCGTACAAGCGGGTGCGTGACGGCGAGGCGGTGACGCTGGCGGCCCGTCGGGTCACCATCTCCCGGCTGGACCTGATCGAGGTGCGGCGCCCGACCCCCGAACTGGTGGATCTCGACGTCGACGTGACCTGCTCCTCCGGGACGTACATCCGGGCGATCGCCCGGGACCTCGGGGTGGCGCTCGGGGTCGGCGGGCACCTGACCGCGCTGCGGCGTACCGCCGTGGGCGGCTTCGACCTGGCCGAGGCGGTGACCCTGGACGAGTTGGCGCAACGGGAGCCGCAGGACGTGGTCAGCCTGCCGGTCGAGGCGGCCGCCCGGCGGTTCTTCACCTCCCGGCAGGCCGACGCCACCGAGGCGAAGGTGCTCTCGCACGGAGGTCCGCTGGAACCGGCCGGCATCGACGGGCCGTACGCGGTGTTCGACCCGGACGGCGGCCTGATCGCTATCGTCAGCGAGCGGGACGGCCGGGCCCGCGCGGAGATCGTGCTCGCCCCGGCCTGACCGGGCGGTGGTCCGGGTCGGCGGGGAATGAGCGGAAGGGGGAGCGGATGCAGCGTTGGCGAGGGTACGACGGGGTGCCGGGCGGCTGGGGCCGGTCGGTGGTGACCATCGGCGTCTTCGACGGGGTGCACCAGGGGCATCAGGCGATCATCGGGTACGCCGCGAAGCGGGCCCGCGAGCTCGGCGTCCAGTCGGTGGTGGTCACCTTCGACCCGCACCCGTCCGAGGTGGTCCGGCCCGGTACGCACCCGGCGGTGCTGACCGAGCCGACCCGGCGGGCGGAGCTGATCGAGGAACTCGGCGTCGACGTGCTCTGGGTGGTGCCGTTCACGCCCGAGTTCTCCCGGCTGACCGCCGAGGGGTTCGTGCACAACGTACTGGTGGAGCACCTGCACGCGGCGCTGGTCGTGGTGGGGGAGAACTTCCGCTTCGGGCACCGGGCCGCCGGTGACGTGGTGCTGCTGGAGCGGCTCGGCCGTACCTTCGGCTTCGCCGTTGAGGGGGCGCCGCTGGTCGCCCGCGACGACACGGTCTTCTCCTCGACGTACATCCGGGCCTGTGTGGCGGCGGGCGACGTGACCGCCGCTACGGCCGCGCTCGGCCGACCGCACCGGCTCGACGGTGTGGTGGTCCGGGGCGACCAGCGGGGGCGGGAGATCGGCTTCCCGACCGCGAACCTGCTCTGCCACCGTTACGCGGCGGTACCGGCGGACGGGATCTACGCCGCCCGGCTGGTCCGCCACGGCGGGCGGCCGGGCCAGCACCCGGAGGTGCTGCCGGCGGCGGTGTCGATCGGCACCAATCCGACGTTCAACGGCCGGGAGCGCCGGATCGAGGCGTACGTGCTCGACTTCGCCGGTGATCTCTACGGCGAGCGGCTGGCGCTGGACTTCGTCGCGCGGCTGCGCGAGACCCGCCACTACGACGGCATCGAACCACTGGTGGCGCAGATCAACGAGGACGTCGCGCAGGTCCGTGCGCTGCTCGGTTGAGCGGCGCGGCCGGCCCTTCGGGGGGTTGACGTACCACGGGCTGGTAATGTGGCGGAGACGTCGGGTCACCGACGAGGGTCCTCGCGCGCCTGCACGACGCCGCGGGTGCGAGGTATTCACTGAAACCCACCAGAAATAGGGAGAAAATGGCGCTCGACCAGGAAGCAAAGAGCAAGATCCGGCAGGAATACGCGACCGTCGAGGGCGACACCGGTTCGCCGGAGGTCCAGGTCGCGGTCCTCACCAAGCGGATCGCCGACCTCACCGAGCACCTCAAGGTGCACAAGCACGACCACCACAGCCGTCGTGGTCTGCTGCTGCTGGTCGGCCGTCGTCGCCGGCTGCTCAACTACATGCAGAAGAAGGACATCAGCCGCTACCGGACGCTCATCGAGCGGCTCGGCCTGCGGAGGTGACTGAGCGGGGGAGTGGCGCGACGTCGGGTCAGCCCCGACGACGACCGCTCCCCCGACCCGTCACCAACGAATAACAGGGGCCAGCGCGACCACCCAACGGGAACGGGTCGGCACCGGTCCTCGGTAGTGGCCCCCGGGCCCCCGGCACGAGCCGGCACCCCGGGCGCTTCGATCGAAGACCGGCCGTTCGAACAGTTTCCCAGTGCCAACCGGGCGCGTGCCGGAACCTACCGGCGCAGTGGTCGGTCGTGAGCCCCACGACCGAAGGAGTGCAACACACTCATGACCGAGCAGAACATTCTCGGCACCGAGCACAGCAAGGCCGTGATCGACAACGGTGCGTTCGGCACCCGTGAGATCACCTTCTCCACCGGCCGGCTGGCCCGCCAGGCCGCCGGCTCCGTCATCGCCCAACTCGGCGAGACGGTGGTCCTCTCCACGACCACCGCGGGCAAGCAGCCCAAGGAGCAGTTCGACTTCTTCCCGCTCACCGTCGACGTCGAGGAGCGGATGTACGCCGCGGGCCGGATCCCCGGCTCGTTCTTCCGCCGCGAGGGGCGCCCGAGCGAGGACGCGATCCTCACCTGCCGCCTGATCGACCGGCCGCTGCGCCCGTCCTTCGTCAAGGGCCTGCGCAACGAGGTCCAGGTCGTCGAGACCGTGCTCGCGCTCGACCCGCAGCACCCGTACGACGTGGTGGCGATCAACGCCGCGTCGATGTCCACCAAGCTCTCCGGCCTGCCGTTCTCCGGGCCGATCGGGGCGACCCGGATGGCGCACGTGGACGGCCAGTGGGTGGCCTTCCCGACCCACGAGGAACTGGGCCGGGCGACCTTCGACATGGTCGTGGCCGGTCGGACGCTGCCGGACGGCGACGTCGCGATCATGATGGTCGAGGCCGAGGCGACCGAGCACACCGTGGCCCTGGTCGCGGGCGGCGCGACCGCACCGACCGAGGAGGTCGTGGCGAGCGGCCTGGAGGCCGCCAAGCCGGCCATCCGCGAGCTGTGCCGCGCGCAGAGCGAGCTGGCCGACGTCGCGGCGAAGCCGGTGGCCGAGTTCCCGATCTTCCTGGACTACCAGGACGACGTCTTCGAGGCGGTCGCCACGGCGGCCCGCAGCGAGGTCGCCGAGGCGCTCAAGATCGCCGGCAAGGCCGAGCGTGAGGAAGCCCTGGACCGGATCAAGGAGCGGGTGCGCGAGCAGCTCGCCGCCGACTACGAGGGCCGCGAGCGCGAGGTCGGCGCCGCCTTCCGGTCGCTGACCAAGTCCGAGGTACGGACCCGGGTGCTGCGCGAGCAGATCCGGATCGACGGCCGGGGGCCGCGTGACATCCGGCCGCTGACCGCCGAGATCCAGGTGCTGCCGCGGGTGCACGGTTCGGCGCTGTTCGAGCGCGGCGAGACGCAGATCCTCGGCGTCACCACGCTCAACATGCTTCGGATGGAGCAGGCGCTGGACACCCTCTCCCCGGAGAAGCACAAGCGCTACATGCACAACTACAACTTCCCGCCGTACTCGACCGGTGAGACCGGCCGGGTCGGTGCGCCGAAGCGCCGCGAGATCGGCCACGGGGCGCTCGCCGAGCGGGCCCTCATCCCGGTGCTGCCGGCGCGGGAGGAGTTCCCGTACGCCATCCGGCAGGTCTCCGAGGCGCTCGGCTCGAACGGCTCCACCAGCATGGGTTCGGTCTGCGCGTCCACCCTGGCGCTGCTGTCCGCCGGTGTGCCGCTCAAGGCGCCGGTCGCCGGCATCGCCATGGGCCTGATCTCGGACGAGGTCGACGGCAAGACCCAGTACGTGACGCTGACCGACATCCTCGGTGCCGAGGACGCGTTCGGTGACATGGACTTCAAGGTCGCCGGCACGCCCGAGTTCGTCACCGCGCTCCAGCTCGACACCAAGCTCGACGGCATCCCGTCGGACGTGCTGGCCGCCGCGTTGCAGCAGGCGCACGAGGCCCGTACCACGATCCTCGGCGTGATGCAGCAGGCGATCGAGGGCCCGGCCACGATGTCGGACTACGCGCCGCGGGTGACCACGGTGAAGATCCCGGTCGACAAGATCGGCATGGTGATCGGGCCGAAGGGCCAGACCATCAACGCGATCCAGGACGAGACCGGCGCCGAGATCTCGATCGAGGACGACGGCACGATCTACGTCGGCGCGACCAACGGCCCGTCGGCCGAGGCCGCGGTGGAGCGGATCAACGCGATCGCCAACCCGACGCTGCCGAAGGTCGGGGACAAGTTCCTCGGCACGGTGGTGAAGACGGCCCCGTTCGGCGCCTTCGTCTCGCTGCTGCCCGGCCGGGACGGTCTGCTGCACATCTCCAAGGTCGGGGACGGCAAGCGGGTCGAGCGGGTCGAGGACTTCCTCAACGTCGGCGACCGGGTCGAGGTGTCGATCGCCGACATCGACGCCCGCGGCAAGATCTACCTGGACAAGGTGCGGCCCGAGGGCGAGGAGGCTCCGGCCGACGCGGACGGCGCCGACCGTCCGGCCAGCCGGGGTGGCGACCGTGGCCCGCGTGACCGTGGCGACCGGGACCGGGGCGACCGTGGCCCGAGCCGTGGTGACGGCGAGGGTGGCGGCGAGGGCGGTGGCGGCGAGCGTCGTCGCCGGGACCGCCGTAGCTGATCAAAGGGTTTGACCCACCGGGCCGTGTCCTGTCGATCATGTCGATGGGACACGGCCCGTCCAATTCCACCGAGCTAGGAGTCCTGGTTCCTTGAAGCGGGATACGCAACCACCATCTCTCCTGACTCGGTCGGGACCCGGCCGGACCGTCGGCGTACACCGGACGTCGGCCGGTCGGGCCGTGACCCGTACGCTCAGCGCCGATCCGCTCGGCGGCACCGTGCGCCGTACGGTGCTGCCCAGTGGGCTGCGCATCCTGACCGAGGCGATCCCGACCGTACGCAGTGTGTCGTTCGGGGTCTGGGTGTCGGTCGGCTCGCGGGACGAGACCGGGGCGTCCGCCGGTGTCTCGCACTTCCTCGAACACCTGCTGTTCAAGGGCACCAACAAGCGGAGCGCGCTGGAGATCTCGGCCGAGATCGAGGCGGTGGGCGGCGAGACGAACGCCTTCACCACCAAGGAGTACACCTGCTACTACGCGCGGGTGCTCGACCAGGACCTGCCGCTGGCCATCGACGTGATGTGCGACCTGGTCGCCGACTCGGTGCTCGACCCGGCCGACGTGGAGACCGAGCGCGGGGTGATCCTCGAAGAGATCGCCATGCACGACGACGAGCCCGGCGACGAGGTGCACGACCTGTTCGCCACCGCGATCTACGGCGACCACCCACTCGGCCGGCTGATCTCGGGTACCGAGGAGACCATCTCCCCGATGACCCGCCGGCAGATCCAGACGTTCTACAAGAAGCGCTACACCGCGCCGAACATCGTGATCTCCGCCGCCGGCAACCTCGACCACGCGACAGTGGTGAAGCTGGTCCGGCAGGCACTGCGCGGCACCCCGCTGGACACCCCGGCGGCCGAGCCGGCGGCGCCGCGTCGGGCCACCCCGGCCGCGAAGACCAGGGCCGGGCGTACGGCGGTCGAGCACAAGGACACCGAGCAGGCGCACGTCATCCTCGGCTGCGCCGGCATCGGGCGGGTCGACGACCGGCGGTTCGCGCTCGGCGTACTGAACAACGTGCTCGGCGGCGGCATGTCCAGCCGACTGTTCCAGGAGGTCCGGGAGCAGCGCGGGTTGGCGTACTCGGTCTACTCCTACGCCAGCCAGTACGCCGACAGTGGCGTGTTCGCCGTCTACGCCGGCTGCGCTCCGGGCAAGGTCGAGGAGGTCCTGGGCCTGGTCCGGGCCGAGTTGGCCGAGGTCGCGGCGAACGGCGTCACCGCCGCCGAGCTGGCCCGGGGCAAGGGCATGGCGAAGGGCTCGTACGTGCTGGGCCTGGAGGACACGGGCTCCCGGATGAGCCGGCTGGCC is a window of Micromonospora sp. NBC_01699 DNA encoding:
- the truB gene encoding tRNA pseudouridine(55) synthase TruB; amino-acid sequence: MSVDGLIVVDKPSGMTSHDVVARIRRFAKTRRVGHGGTLDPMATGVLVIGVNRATRLLTYVIGAGKRYTATIRLGQSTITDDAEGDVVTEASASGVTDEQVRAGLLPLTGEIDQVPSAVSAIKVDGQRAYKRVRDGEAVTLAARRVTISRLDLIEVRRPTPELVDLDVDVTCSSGTYIRAIARDLGVALGVGGHLTALRRTAVGGFDLAEAVTLDELAQREPQDVVSLPVEAAARRFFTSRQADATEAKVLSHGGPLEPAGIDGPYAVFDPDGGLIAIVSERDGRARAEIVLAPA
- the rpsO gene encoding 30S ribosomal protein S15 codes for the protein MALDQEAKSKIRQEYATVEGDTGSPEVQVAVLTKRIADLTEHLKVHKHDHHSRRGLLLLVGRRRRLLNYMQKKDISRYRTLIERLGLRR
- a CDS encoding M16 family metallopeptidase — its product is MTRSGPGRTVGVHRTSAGRAVTRTLSADPLGGTVRRTVLPSGLRILTEAIPTVRSVSFGVWVSVGSRDETGASAGVSHFLEHLLFKGTNKRSALEISAEIEAVGGETNAFTTKEYTCYYARVLDQDLPLAIDVMCDLVADSVLDPADVETERGVILEEIAMHDDEPGDEVHDLFATAIYGDHPLGRLISGTEETISPMTRRQIQTFYKKRYTAPNIVISAAGNLDHATVVKLVRQALRGTPLDTPAAEPAAPRRATPAAKTRAGRTAVEHKDTEQAHVILGCAGIGRVDDRRFALGVLNNVLGGGMSSRLFQEVREQRGLAYSVYSYASQYADSGVFAVYAGCAPGKVEEVLGLVRAELAEVAANGVTAAELARGKGMAKGSYVLGLEDTGSRMSRLAKGELLFGDLLSVDQLLARVDAVTADEVNALAADLLARPMSLAVVGPFGADDFAASH
- a CDS encoding polyribonucleotide nucleotidyltransferase, translating into MTEQNILGTEHSKAVIDNGAFGTREITFSTGRLARQAAGSVIAQLGETVVLSTTTAGKQPKEQFDFFPLTVDVEERMYAAGRIPGSFFRREGRPSEDAILTCRLIDRPLRPSFVKGLRNEVQVVETVLALDPQHPYDVVAINAASMSTKLSGLPFSGPIGATRMAHVDGQWVAFPTHEELGRATFDMVVAGRTLPDGDVAIMMVEAEATEHTVALVAGGATAPTEEVVASGLEAAKPAIRELCRAQSELADVAAKPVAEFPIFLDYQDDVFEAVATAARSEVAEALKIAGKAEREEALDRIKERVREQLAADYEGREREVGAAFRSLTKSEVRTRVLREQIRIDGRGPRDIRPLTAEIQVLPRVHGSALFERGETQILGVTTLNMLRMEQALDTLSPEKHKRYMHNYNFPPYSTGETGRVGAPKRREIGHGALAERALIPVLPAREEFPYAIRQVSEALGSNGSTSMGSVCASTLALLSAGVPLKAPVAGIAMGLISDEVDGKTQYVTLTDILGAEDAFGDMDFKVAGTPEFVTALQLDTKLDGIPSDVLAAALQQAHEARTTILGVMQQAIEGPATMSDYAPRVTTVKIPVDKIGMVIGPKGQTINAIQDETGAEISIEDDGTIYVGATNGPSAEAAVERINAIANPTLPKVGDKFLGTVVKTAPFGAFVSLLPGRDGLLHISKVGDGKRVERVEDFLNVGDRVEVSIADIDARGKIYLDKVRPEGEEAPADADGADRPASRGGDRGPRDRGDRDRGDRGPSRGDGEGGGEGGGGERRRRDRRS
- a CDS encoding bifunctional riboflavin kinase/FAD synthetase — protein: MQRWRGYDGVPGGWGRSVVTIGVFDGVHQGHQAIIGYAAKRARELGVQSVVVTFDPHPSEVVRPGTHPAVLTEPTRRAELIEELGVDVLWVVPFTPEFSRLTAEGFVHNVLVEHLHAALVVVGENFRFGHRAAGDVVLLERLGRTFGFAVEGAPLVARDDTVFSSTYIRACVAAGDVTAATAALGRPHRLDGVVVRGDQRGREIGFPTANLLCHRYAAVPADGIYAARLVRHGGRPGQHPEVLPAAVSIGTNPTFNGRERRIEAYVLDFAGDLYGERLALDFVARLRETRHYDGIEPLVAQINEDVAQVRALLG